In Rhodamnia argentea isolate NSW1041297 chromosome 4, ASM2092103v1, whole genome shotgun sequence, the following proteins share a genomic window:
- the LOC115744492 gene encoding uncharacterized protein LOC115744492 produces MELAVLLSFVQTLVEAQKIFLRNGRLMISIAASTVLLYSLLLLTNIFSVRPAVGHLIANQSMLLITSPTSTEYSYLLMSVQKNIGLFFGLEWVFVLLYSACSILFSTVTIYASATTHGGKNPSASDLAIAVAQSWTRPFITFFYITLFGIGYLFLVLALMVPLALPRASIATVILSILAALLYAHLAVVWTLGLVVSVLEEDKSGLEALAKAGRLVKGREVHGFALSLVIVVLSILMSQIVRFVSIRQSNGAYVGIGLLMLNSLWSVRMFGLMAYTVFYYECKKFHGEESNESMVSLEYSKIPANTPLITESLP; encoded by the coding sequence ATGGAACTTGCCGTGCTTCTGAGTTTTGTCCAAACTCTGGTCGAAGCCCAAAAAATCTTCCTCAGAAATGGGAGGCTCATGATCTCCATCGCCGCCTCCACCGTCTTGCTCTACTCTCTGCTGCTCCTCACCAACATCTTCTCCGTCCGGCCCGCGGTCGGCCACCTCATCGCCAACCAAAGCATGTTGCTCATCACCAGCCCCACCAGCACCGAGTACTCCTACCTCCTCATGTCCGTCCAGAAGAACATAGGCTTGTTCTTCGGCCTTGAGTGGGTCTTCGTCTTGCTCTACTCCGCCTGCTCGATCCTCTTCTCGACCGTGACCATTTACGCCTCCGCCACCACGCATGGTGGCAAGAATCCGTCCGCCTCGGACTTGGCTATCGCGGTGGCTCAGTCCTGGACAAGGCCCTTCATCACTTTCTTCTACATCACCCTCTTCGGCATCGGTTACCTATTTCTTGTCCTAGCTCTGATGGTCCCTCTCGCTCTGCCTAGGGCAAGTATTGCTACCGTCATCCTATCCATCTTGGCCGCTTTGCTCTACGCTCATCTGGCCGTCGTTTGGACCCTCGGGCTCGTCGTGTCCGTGTTGGAAGAGGACAAGAGTGGACTCGAGGCGCTCGCGAAGGCGGGGCGGCTAGTGAAGGGAAGGGAAGTACATGGGTTCGCGTTGAGCCTCGTGATCGTGGTATTATCGATCCTAATGAGTCAGATAGTGAGGTTCGTCTCGATTCGACAATCCAATGGGGCATACGTTGGGATAGGCTTGTTGATGCTGAACTCGCTGTGGTCGGTGAGGATGTTTGGATTGATGGCGTACACCGTTTTTTACTACGAGTGCAAGAAGTTTCATGGAGAAGAGAGTAACGAATCCATGGTTAGCTTGGAATATTCGAAGATACCTGCTAATACGCCTCTCATTACAGAAAGCCTTCCTTAG
- the LOC115744577 gene encoding RING-H2 finger protein ATL56-like, translating to MPPHHDTFHGGEPASGHQNNGASTLPPPKQNPKLLSLLLKAIIMTLITTLFFLFLGLAAIILLHLCLAGGLLHRRRQIDLPPPLGRALPPRDLKRLPKFRYPKRGAQGQGQGQHNQGFTDCAVCLEEFSQGQWCRKLVGCGHVFHKSCVDTWLVKVAACPVCRSQVRAQVGSTRPGIDGRDCKQLWAFGRETPV from the coding sequence atgccTCCCCATCATGACACCTTTCACGGCGGCGAACCCGCCTCCGGCCACCAGAATAACGGCGCTTCGACGCTGCCGCCGCCGAAGCAGAACCCGAAGCTGCTCTCCCTCCTCCTGAAGGCCATAATAATGACCCTGATAAccaccctcttcttcctcttcctcggcCTGGCCGCCAtcatcctcctccacctctGCCTCGCCGGCGgcctcctccaccgccgccgccagaTCGACCTCCCGCCTCCCCTCGGCCGGGCGTTGCCCCCGCGCGACCTCAAGAGGCTCCCCAAATTCAGGTACCCGAAGAGGGGGGCTCAGGGTCAGGGTCAGGGCCAACACAATCAAGGCTTTACCGATTGCGCGGTCTGTTTGGAGGAGTTCAGTCAAGGCCAGTGGTGCAGGAAGCTGGTCGGGTGCGGTCACGTGTTCCATAAGAGCTGCGTGGACACTTGGCTCGTCAAAGTTGCTGCTTGCCCGGTTTGCCGGTCGCAGGTCCGAGCCCAGGTGGGGTCTACGAGGCCTGGAATCGACGGACGAGATTGCAAGCAGCTTTGGGCTTTCGGTAGAGAGACGCCCGTCTGA